In Candidatus Methylomirabilota bacterium, the following proteins share a genomic window:
- a CDS encoding long-chain fatty acid--CoA ligase (activates fatty acids by binding to coenzyme A), which yields MAHIEAASNQDLERPWFAYYDPWVPKRLEYPDIPLHTLLSRSAQSYPDRTAIIFYGTRLTYRDLDEAVTRFAAALIKRGLAKGDRVSLFLPNCPQMVIAYYGTLRAGGLTVSTSPLYSTRELEHQLNDSGAETIVVLSKLYPLVREVAPRTSLKRIIVANIKEYFPPMLRLLFTLFKEKSQGHRPAVEPRPGTEWFSEMLTSTPATPPAVTVGTDDPALLQYTGGTTGLAKGAVLTHKNLVANTIQAAAWMVKPDPESVEGQPGKAEVFLGAIPFFHVYGMTVVMNLCISLGHTMVLLPQFKVQDVLKTITKYRPTFFPGVPTMYVAINNYPEIGKYDLHSVRACLSGAAPLPLEVASKFEALTGARLVEGYGLTEASPVTHANPLYGARKVGTIGLPLPDTDARIVDLETGDRTLPPREIGEVAVKGPQVMAGYWNQPGETAMVLRNGWLYTGDIGYMDEQGYFTIVDRKKEMIIAGGFNVYPREVEEPLYEHPGVKEAVAVGLPDSYRGETVKVYIVLKEGAHATEQKIIDFCKERMAKHKVPTLVEFRQELPKTLVGKVLRRTLREEEMAKRRSHDALNGLGVES from the coding sequence ATGGCGCATATAGAGGCTGCCTCGAACCAAGACCTGGAGCGGCCATGGTTCGCCTACTATGATCCGTGGGTTCCGAAGCGCCTTGAATATCCGGATATTCCACTCCATACTCTCCTGTCACGTTCCGCCCAGAGCTATCCCGATCGAACAGCGATCATCTTCTATGGCACCAGACTGACCTATCGCGACCTGGACGAGGCGGTGACACGATTTGCCGCCGCCCTCATAAAACGCGGGTTGGCTAAGGGCGATAGGGTTTCGCTTTTTCTTCCGAACTGCCCCCAGATGGTCATCGCCTACTACGGGACGTTGCGGGCGGGGGGCCTCACGGTCTCGACCAGTCCGCTCTACTCAACGCGGGAGCTGGAGCACCAACTGAATGATTCCGGCGCCGAGACCATCGTGGTCTTGTCGAAACTCTACCCGCTTGTCCGCGAGGTCGCCCCAAGGACCAGCCTGAAGCGGATCATCGTTGCGAATATCAAGGAGTATTTCCCACCGATGCTCCGCCTGCTGTTCACCCTCTTTAAGGAAAAGTCGCAGGGACACCGACCGGCGGTGGAGCCCAGACCCGGAACGGAATGGTTTTCAGAGATGCTGACCTCTACGCCGGCGACGCCCCCCGCCGTCACGGTCGGCACTGACGATCCGGCGCTGCTGCAATATACCGGGGGGACGACGGGCCTGGCCAAGGGTGCCGTGCTGACGCACAAGAATCTGGTCGCCAACACGATACAGGCTGCGGCGTGGATGGTGAAGCCCGACCCGGAGTCGGTCGAAGGACAACCGGGCAAGGCGGAGGTCTTCCTTGGGGCGATTCCGTTCTTCCACGTCTATGGAATGACTGTCGTGATGAATCTCTGTATCTCGCTGGGCCACACGATGGTACTGTTGCCGCAATTCAAGGTCCAGGACGTCCTGAAGACGATCACCAAGTACCGGCCCACCTTTTTTCCCGGCGTCCCGACGATGTATGTCGCCATCAATAACTATCCCGAAATCGGCAAATACGATCTTCATTCGGTCAGGGCCTGCTTGAGCGGGGCTGCGCCATTGCCCCTTGAGGTGGCCAGTAAATTCGAGGCATTGACCGGCGCCCGCCTAGTGGAAGGGTACGGTCTGACCGAGGCCTCGCCGGTTACACATGCGAACCCCCTGTACGGCGCCAGGAAGGTCGGTACGATCGGCTTACCGCTCCCGGACACCGACGCGAGGATCGTCGATCTGGAGACCGGCGATCGCACACTGCCGCCGCGCGAGATCGGCGAGGTGGCGGTCAAGGGTCCGCAGGTGATGGCGGGCTACTGGAATCAGCCCGGCGAGACCGCCATGGTACTGCGGAACGGATGGCTGTACACCGGCGACATCGGCTATATGGACGAGCAGGGCTACTTTACCATCGTCGACCGCAAAAAAGAGATGATCATTGCAGGCGGCTTTAACGTCTACCCCCGGGAGGTTGAAGAGCCGCTGTATGAGCATCCGGGGGTGAAAGAGGCGGTAGCGGTCGGCCTGCCGGACTCGTACCGTGGCGAAACGGTAAAGGTCTATATCGTCCTCAAAGAGGGCGCGCACGCCACCGAACAGAAGATCATCGACTTTTGCAAGGAGCGAATGGCAAAGCACAAGGTCCCCACCCTGGTTGAGTTCAGGCAGGAGTTGCCGAAAACGCTCGTAGGCAAGGTGCTCCGGCGCACCTTGCGCGAAGAGGAGATGGCCAAGCGGCGGTCGCACGATGCCTTAAACGGCTTAGGTGTTGAAAGCTAG